The genome window GAAGCCGACTTTCAGGATGTCCCCGGCAGGCGCCTCGTTCAGCGGGCCGAAGTTGCGGGCAATCATCCAGGGTTCCGGCTCGGTGCCGCGCGGCAGGTCCACGAACAGGCGCTCGGCGGTGAACAGCACGGTCCGCGCGCCCGTCAGTTCATGGGCCAGCACCGCCTCCAGGTCCCTGGGCGTGAAGCGGGCCTCGGTGTGCAGTTCGCCCCCCACCACAATGCGCCCGCCGTTGTTGGTGGCCACGGCGTCGGGCTGCATGGCGTCCATCACGGCGTCGGGGGCCGTATCGCGCCCGGTGATGATCGCCAGCCTGACGTCCGCCGCCCGCAGCCGGGCCAGCCCCTGGGCGGTGGCCGCGTCCGCCGCCCGGCCCTGCTCGGTGATCAGGGTGCCGTCCAGATCAAAGGCCATCAGCAGCGGCACACCTGCCGGGGGTGCGGTGCTGGGACGGGTCGGGGCTGAATCGGGAGAGGTCACGGGCGGCAGCGTAGCAAAGACCGGCCGGGCCAAAGGAGAGCGGGGCCAGGGAAGCGCAGCGGCCTGGCTACCTGGCCGGCACCTGAGTGTCAGGCCCGGGCTGTTCCGTCTCCAGAACCGCCGTGTCCTGAACCGCGGGCAGGGTGAACCGGAGGTCGGTGCCGCCCTGAGCGTTGGCCTCGATCCAGATGCGGCCGCCGTGGCGCTCCACGATCCGCCGGCACACCGCCAGCCCGATGCCGTTGCCCCCGGTGGCGGTGCGCCCGTGCAGCCGCTGGAACATGCCGAAGACCTTCTCGGCGTGTTCCAGCGCGACCCCGATGCCGTTGTCGCGCAGCGTGAACAGATGCAGTTTGCCGTCCGGCTCGGCACTCAGCTCGATCCGCAGCGGCGCGGCCCCATGAAATTTAAGGGCGTTGCCCAGCAGATTGTCCAGCAGCTGCCGCATCTGGGGTGGGTTGGCCCAGACCGGCGGCAGCTCGGAAATCTGCAGTTCGGCGTCTGACGGCCACGGCAGGTCCGCCAGTACCTTCCGGGACAGTTCCCCCAGATCCGTCGCGGTGCGCGGGGCGTCCTCGCTGACGGTGGTCAGCGCCAGCACGTCGCGCACCAGTCGGCGGGCGCGGCCCACCTGCTCGGTGATGTGGTCCAGGTAGCCGTCGGCACGCTCGTCGAGTTGCTTGCCCCGGTAGCGGTGGCGCAGGATGTCGGTATAGGCCCCCAGCGTCCGCAGCGGCTCCTGCAGATCGTGGCTGGCGACGTACACGAACTGCGAGAGTTCCTCGTTGCGGTTGACCAGTTCGCGGTTCACGCTCTGCAGAATCTCCTCGCTGGCCTCCAGGGCCTTCGTGCGTTCCAGGACGCGCCGCTCCAGCGAGGCGTTCAGGGACGTGACCTCCAGCTCCGCCAGTTTGCGGCGGGTGATGTCCTCATGGGCCACCAGGGCAAAGCACTCCCCGTCCTGTTCGAAGCGGGTCACGCGGGCCAGGAAATACCGCTGCTCGGTGGCCGTGTGACAGGGATATTCCAGCTCGTAGAGCCTCAGTTCACCGGCCATCACCGCCCGAATTCCCGCCGAGATGGCGCGGGCATCGCCGCTGTCCTCCCCCTGCGCCGCGTCGCAGACCCTCAGGTAGTTGGTCCCCAGATCCTCGCCAGTTCCGCCGTTGTTGCACGCAAAGACCGTCCAGGACCGGTTGACGGCCACGATGACTCCGGTCCCGTCGATAATGGCGATGTTGGCCAGCAAGGCATCGAAAGCCGCCAGTGCAAAGCGTTCAGGCGGCGAGGTGGGGAGCATTCCTCAAGGTAACACCCGCACTGGAATCAACCCGCAACACGGCCCGCATTCATGCCTTTCTTTGCGAGAGCATTACATTGTCAACTGGACAACGATTCCTGCTTCACCCGATTATTAGTCTGATTTCATGAGTCCCGCCCCCTTTCAACTGTTGCT of Deinococcus aerolatus contains these proteins:
- a CDS encoding HAD family hydrolase, which codes for MTSPDSAPTRPSTAPPAGVPLLMAFDLDGTLITEQGRAADAATAQGLARLRAADVRLAIITGRDTAPDAVMDAMQPDAVATNNGGRIVVGGELHTEARFTPRDLEAVLAHELTGARTVLFTAERLFVDLPRGTEPEPWMIARNFGPLNEAPAGDILKVGFYHPQVAGLARRLRESHPHLVLTGAQDPYVSFLTVTPEGAHKGAALTLIADALRLPHGRAVAFGDSDNDEAMLEVAGYAVQVGTLPLLARHAHTRLERQSDLGAYLNAWADRLERE
- a CDS encoding sensor histidine kinase; its protein translation is MLPTSPPERFALAAFDALLANIAIIDGTGVIVAVNRSWTVFACNNGGTGEDLGTNYLRVCDAAQGEDSGDARAISAGIRAVMAGELRLYELEYPCHTATEQRYFLARVTRFEQDGECFALVAHEDITRRKLAELEVTSLNASLERRVLERTKALEASEEILQSVNRELVNRNEELSQFVYVASHDLQEPLRTLGAYTDILRHRYRGKQLDERADGYLDHITEQVGRARRLVRDVLALTTVSEDAPRTATDLGELSRKVLADLPWPSDAELQISELPPVWANPPQMRQLLDNLLGNALKFHGAAPLRIELSAEPDGKLHLFTLRDNGIGVALEHAEKVFGMFQRLHGRTATGGNGIGLAVCRRIVERHGGRIWIEANAQGGTDLRFTLPAVQDTAVLETEQPGPDTQVPAR